The Bifidobacterium sp. WK012_4_13 genome contains the following window.
CACCACGACCAACGCAGCCATGCCAAGCTCGCCCGAAATAATCACAAGAGCCGCGACGGCAACGCATGAGAGGACGATGCAGGCTGCATTGACCTTGTCGACATAGCGGAAATGGTCGCCGTGCCCATTCTCAACGTTCCCACGCTGATGCCAGCGCGACAATCGTTCAGCCGTGTGCGTGAACGCGATGGCGAACAGAACGGCACAGCACACGCAGCTCAAGGTCACCAACAGAAACCATGATGGCGCCGTGACGCACAGACCGTTCTCTCCCGTCTGTGCCGGTCGACTCCCAAGCGCAGGGCAATTCGGGTGCAACATCATACCGCCCCAAATATCAACATACAGCGGAGAAAACGACGTGCCCGCGCCGACAAGCGAAGAAATGGCGGCCATGAGACCCATGCCCACCACGGCCGCCTTGGCCTTAGTTGGCACCGAACCAAGCGCACTGGCTTCGTTGTATTGCACTCGTTTGCCATGTAAAGTCGTTGCTGCGGGATTGGTGGTCTGAGCTTCGTCCGGATGTACTGCCGATGGTGCCAATACCGATGGCTTGGATCTTGATGGTTTCATCGCCATGCATACCTTCTTCTCTCCACATGTCCGGCAGGGCAGCAACAGCCTAGTCTCTTGATCGCTTGACCACACCGATGCATCATGCCTTCTGCCATCTTATGCCGCTCCCGTAACTCTGCCTTGGCCAACGCACAATCACACTGCAAGACTCATTCCATCGTTCCAGCAGTTATAGCCAGCCGATACATGGTCTTCCCACTACAATCGAAGCCATGATAAGCGATGAAACGATTCAGGCCATTCGTGACTTCACGACGCAACGCGATTGGGATCAATACCACACCCCCGAAAATCTAGCGAAATCAATCTCGATCGAGGCCGCCGAGCTACTTGAATGTTTTCAATGGACAACCCATCGCGATCGGCATGAAGACGCTGTCAACGACACTCATGTGGCGGAAGAGCTGGCTGACGTGCTGACGTATTGCATCATGATGGCCGATCGCATGGGGTTCGATCTCGATGAGATCATCAATGCAAAGCTCGATATGACCAAGAAGAAGTATCCGGTGAACTCGGTTCGAGATAATTTCGAAGCATACCAAGCACTGCATCAATCGGCGCGGTCGCAGACAGAAAGCTGACACTCAGGCCATCGTGCTCGCCTGCAACGCTTGGTTTTCAAAATCGTTCCATGTGAGCTGGCGGCTGGCAGCATCCCAGAAATACCATTCGAACAGGCAGCTGCGGTGGAAGTTGTCGCGTGCGCGCTTGAGCTGGACTTCACTCGCAGACTCGGCCTCTCTGTCCATCACGGCAAAGAACCTTGCCGATATGCCGTCTGGCCCGGCCAAGGTTGGCTCCTGTACATCCACCACCCATTGATAGAAGCCATTGTCTGGTTTGACTTTACCGGTCGACGCTAGGTATCTGCCCAGTTCAACGTACATCCAGATTCCAGCTTGGAAGGGTGTCAGCATATCCAGAAGGTCACCGTCGCGAGTTTGCGACAGCAGATGTTCTCGGTAGAAACTTGTGACTGGTTGTATGGTCTGCTTGCGTTGCAGCGACCAATCGGCGTGCAAAGTTTTCGAGAGGCTTTCATATAGCTCATTCACAGTCTGTAAGTGCGATTGCAACTGGTCGGTGAACAGCCGCTGGTCCGCAATGCTCGCGCTCTTCGCGATCAGCTGCGTCTGCACATAGGTTTCCGCGTCCGTATAATGCAGATCCTGTTGAATGTAATAGTTCATCGCTTCCCTGGAAAGCCGGCCGTGAACCACATCCTGTATGAAACTGCACTGTTCGTTGGCTTGCAGCAATGGTTGCTCCTGCTGAATCAATGATTGCGAGAATGACATCGTTTCCCCTTTGCTTGCGGCATGTCGCCACAGTTTTGACGCAATCTGGCGTGAAGACAACTTGAAAGCAACCGCATGCCATTCCAAGATCGCCATGAACCGCACTCGAATCAACCCTCAATCGGTTTGCACTCGATTGGAAACCGACAGGAAAGCCTTGGGTAGGCGTTCGCTGAT
Protein-coding sequences here:
- a CDS encoding nucleotide pyrophosphohydrolase; the protein is MISDETIQAIRDFTTQRDWDQYHTPENLAKSISIEAAELLECFQWTTHRDRHEDAVNDTHVAEELADVLTYCIMMADRMGFDLDEIINAKLDMTKKKYPVNSVRDNFEAYQALHQSARSQTES
- a CDS encoding TenA family protein — protein: MAILEWHAVAFKLSSRQIASKLWRHAASKGETMSFSQSLIQQEQPLLQANEQCSFIQDVVHGRLSREAMNYYIQQDLHYTDAETYVQTQLIAKSASIADQRLFTDQLQSHLQTVNELYESLSKTLHADWSLQRKQTIQPVTSFYREHLLSQTRDGDLLDMLTPFQAGIWMYVELGRYLASTGKVKPDNGFYQWVVDVQEPTLAGPDGISARFFAVMDREAESASEVQLKRARDNFHRSCLFEWYFWDAASRQLTWNDFENQALQASTMA